A region from the Acanthopagrus latus isolate v.2019 chromosome 8, fAcaLat1.1, whole genome shotgun sequence genome encodes:
- the lactb gene encoding serine beta-lactamase-like protein LACTB, mitochondrial isoform X1, whose translation MQTGREVVVNWSLELVNQGQIHIANKKAREATQVEMSRLFLPNRFCAKCTQLATRESPLLTPRGALDKRSVFNQQQRRHVGGSNTGFFKYRSKSRIWICGVGVGIALAVGLKYHSDAANSSCDVQVTEALRTDRYSRAIAVSRDLVERIKVGTEDEVGAPGLVVGVSVDGAQVWCEGIGYADLENRVPCSPNTVLRIASISKPLTSAAAARLCEEGKLDLDVPVQKYVPEFPQKQFDGQDVTITPRMILSHLSGIRHYEKDAKKVKEDKEKAKRLLKPPVKEREDEKSSSGNKDKPATEQNTKDKEATPAQKKKEFEHEEYYLKDNFESVTRALDLFKDDPLIFKPGTTFLYSTHAFTLLSAAVERAAGQRFLDVMTSMFRELGMLNTVPDENDPIIYHRSRFYHLNKRGRVVNCPYVDNSYKWAGGGFLSTAGDLLLFGNALLYSYQVAHLKDTESLLPGFLKPQTVIDLWAPVDRTEASWDKDGLYAQGWLVVEKLQKYGQCRKRRHYVSHTGGAVGASSVLLVLPSEEIDQRQGQTPVLPQGVVVTIITNMQSVGLNGTALKIAYEFDKARSL comes from the exons atgcaaacaggaagagaggtTGTTGTCAACTGGAGCCTGGAGCTCGTTAACCAGGGGCAGATACACATCGCCAACAAAAAGGCGAGAGAAGCAACACAAGTAGAAATGTCACGGTTGTTTTTGCCAAATCGTTTTTGTGCCAAATGTACCCAGCTGGCAACCCGCGAGTCTCCGCTGCTGACACCCCGGGGAGCCTTGGACAAGCGGAGTGTTTTTAATCAGCAACAGAGACGACACGTCGGAGGGTCAAACACGGGCTTTTTTAAATACAGGTCAAAGTCCAGGATTTGGATATGTGGGGTCGGCGTGGGGATCGCGTTAGCCGTCGGACTGAAATACCACTCGGACGCAGCCAACAGCTCCTGTGATGTCCAGGTAACAGAAGCGCTGAGGACCGATCGATACAGCCGTGCCATCGCCGTTAGCAGGGACCTTGTGGAGCGGATAAAGGTAGGCACAGAG GATGAGGTCGGGGCTCCGGGGCTGGTGGTTGGAGTCTCTGTGGATGGTGCTCAAGTCTGGTGTGAAG GGATCGGTTATGCTGATTTGGAGAATCGTGTGCCATGCAGCCCAAACACAGTGTTGCGAATCGCCAGCATCAGTAAGCCCCTCACATCCGCAGCTGCTGCACGACTGTGTGAGGAGGGGAAACTAGATCTGGATGTTCCAGTCCAGAAATATGTGCCAGAATTTCCCCAGAAACAATTTGATGGACAGGAT GTCACAATAACCCCTCGTATGATTCTGTCCCACCTGAGTGGTATACGTCATTATGAGAAGGATGCTAAGAAAGTGAAGGAGGACAAGGAGAAAGCTAAGCGACTGTTAAAGCCAccagtgaaagagagagaggatgaaaagagCTCATCTGGAAACAAAGATAAACCTGCCACAGAGCAGAACACCAAAGACAAAGAAGCCACTCCGGCTCAGAAGAAAAAGGAGTTTGAGCACGAGGAGTACTACTTGAAGGACAACTTTGAAAGTGTCACTCGGGCTTTGGACCTCTTCAAGGATGACCCGCTCATTTTCAAACCTG GCACCACTTTTCTGTATTCCACCCATGCCTTCACTCTGCTTAGTGCTGCTGTGGAGCGAGCAGCTGGACAGCGCTTCCTGGATGTCATGACGAGCATGTTCCGTGAGCTAGGAATGCTCAATACTGTGCCCGACGAGAACGACCCTATAATTTACCACCGCTCCAG ATTTTATCATCTCAACAAGAGAGGACGTGTTGTGAACTGTCCGTATGTGGACAACTCCTACAAGTGGGCAGGCGGCGGCTTCCTTTCCACGGCAGGCGACCTGCTGCTTTTTGGTAATGCTCTACTCTACAGCTACCAGGTGGCCCACCTGAAGGACACTGAGAGTTTGTTGCCGGGTTTCCTCAAACCCCAGACTGTCATAGATCTGTGGGCACCTGTTGACAGGACAGAGGCCAGCTGGGATAAAGATGGCCTGTATGCCCAAGGCTGGCTGGTCGTGGAGAAACTACAGAAATACGGTCAGTGCAGGAAGCGAAGACACTACGTGTCACACACAGGAGGCGCTGTGGGGGCTAGCAGCGTCCTCCTGGTGTTACCCAGTGAGGAGATAGACCAGCGACAAGGACAGACCCCCGTCCTCCCACAGGGGGTGGTGGTCACCATCATCACTAACATGCAGTCAGTGGGACTTAACGGCACAGCTCTGAAAATTGCATATGAGTTTGACAAAGCCAGAAGCCTGTAA
- the lactb gene encoding serine beta-lactamase-like protein LACTB, mitochondrial isoform X2 has product MQTGREVVVNWSLELVNQGQIHIANKKAREATQVEMSRLFLPNRFCAKCTQLATRESPLLTPRGALDKRSVFNQQQRRHVGGSNTGFFKYRSKSRIWICGVGVGIALAVGLKYHSDAANSSCDVQVTEALRTDRYSRAIAVSRDLVERIKDEVGAPGLVVGVSVDGAQVWCEGIGYADLENRVPCSPNTVLRIASISKPLTSAAAARLCEEGKLDLDVPVQKYVPEFPQKQFDGQDVTITPRMILSHLSGIRHYEKDAKKVKEDKEKAKRLLKPPVKEREDEKSSSGNKDKPATEQNTKDKEATPAQKKKEFEHEEYYLKDNFESVTRALDLFKDDPLIFKPGTTFLYSTHAFTLLSAAVERAAGQRFLDVMTSMFRELGMLNTVPDENDPIIYHRSRFYHLNKRGRVVNCPYVDNSYKWAGGGFLSTAGDLLLFGNALLYSYQVAHLKDTESLLPGFLKPQTVIDLWAPVDRTEASWDKDGLYAQGWLVVEKLQKYGQCRKRRHYVSHTGGAVGASSVLLVLPSEEIDQRQGQTPVLPQGVVVTIITNMQSVGLNGTALKIAYEFDKARSL; this is encoded by the exons atgcaaacaggaagagaggtTGTTGTCAACTGGAGCCTGGAGCTCGTTAACCAGGGGCAGATACACATCGCCAACAAAAAGGCGAGAGAAGCAACACAAGTAGAAATGTCACGGTTGTTTTTGCCAAATCGTTTTTGTGCCAAATGTACCCAGCTGGCAACCCGCGAGTCTCCGCTGCTGACACCCCGGGGAGCCTTGGACAAGCGGAGTGTTTTTAATCAGCAACAGAGACGACACGTCGGAGGGTCAAACACGGGCTTTTTTAAATACAGGTCAAAGTCCAGGATTTGGATATGTGGGGTCGGCGTGGGGATCGCGTTAGCCGTCGGACTGAAATACCACTCGGACGCAGCCAACAGCTCCTGTGATGTCCAGGTAACAGAAGCGCTGAGGACCGATCGATACAGCCGTGCCATCGCCGTTAGCAGGGACCTTGTGGAGCGGATAAAG GATGAGGTCGGGGCTCCGGGGCTGGTGGTTGGAGTCTCTGTGGATGGTGCTCAAGTCTGGTGTGAAG GGATCGGTTATGCTGATTTGGAGAATCGTGTGCCATGCAGCCCAAACACAGTGTTGCGAATCGCCAGCATCAGTAAGCCCCTCACATCCGCAGCTGCTGCACGACTGTGTGAGGAGGGGAAACTAGATCTGGATGTTCCAGTCCAGAAATATGTGCCAGAATTTCCCCAGAAACAATTTGATGGACAGGAT GTCACAATAACCCCTCGTATGATTCTGTCCCACCTGAGTGGTATACGTCATTATGAGAAGGATGCTAAGAAAGTGAAGGAGGACAAGGAGAAAGCTAAGCGACTGTTAAAGCCAccagtgaaagagagagaggatgaaaagagCTCATCTGGAAACAAAGATAAACCTGCCACAGAGCAGAACACCAAAGACAAAGAAGCCACTCCGGCTCAGAAGAAAAAGGAGTTTGAGCACGAGGAGTACTACTTGAAGGACAACTTTGAAAGTGTCACTCGGGCTTTGGACCTCTTCAAGGATGACCCGCTCATTTTCAAACCTG GCACCACTTTTCTGTATTCCACCCATGCCTTCACTCTGCTTAGTGCTGCTGTGGAGCGAGCAGCTGGACAGCGCTTCCTGGATGTCATGACGAGCATGTTCCGTGAGCTAGGAATGCTCAATACTGTGCCCGACGAGAACGACCCTATAATTTACCACCGCTCCAG ATTTTATCATCTCAACAAGAGAGGACGTGTTGTGAACTGTCCGTATGTGGACAACTCCTACAAGTGGGCAGGCGGCGGCTTCCTTTCCACGGCAGGCGACCTGCTGCTTTTTGGTAATGCTCTACTCTACAGCTACCAGGTGGCCCACCTGAAGGACACTGAGAGTTTGTTGCCGGGTTTCCTCAAACCCCAGACTGTCATAGATCTGTGGGCACCTGTTGACAGGACAGAGGCCAGCTGGGATAAAGATGGCCTGTATGCCCAAGGCTGGCTGGTCGTGGAGAAACTACAGAAATACGGTCAGTGCAGGAAGCGAAGACACTACGTGTCACACACAGGAGGCGCTGTGGGGGCTAGCAGCGTCCTCCTGGTGTTACCCAGTGAGGAGATAGACCAGCGACAAGGACAGACCCCCGTCCTCCCACAGGGGGTGGTGGTCACCATCATCACTAACATGCAGTCAGTGGGACTTAACGGCACAGCTCTGAAAATTGCATATGAGTTTGACAAAGCCAGAAGCCTGTAA